The following are from one region of the Edwardsiella tarda ATCC 15947 = NBRC 105688 genome:
- the cmoA gene encoding carboxy-S-adenosyl-L-methionine synthase CmoA, which yields MSDCDKNPAPCAGRDTLFSAPIAKLGDWTFDERVAEVFPDMIQRSVPGYSNIIAMIGMLAQRFVLPGTRVYDLGCSLGAATLSMRRNIQAEGCEIIAIDNSPAMVSRCRRHIDAFRSPTPVQVLEADIRDVAIENASLVVLNFTLQFLAPDDRQILLDRIYQGLLPGGALVLSEKFNFADTTVGELLFDMHHDFKRANGYSELEISQKRSMLENVMLTDSVETHKQRLHQAGFQHAETWFQCFNFGSLLAIKETQE from the coding sequence ATGTCTGACTGCGATAAAAATCCCGCACCGTGCGCCGGGCGCGACACGCTATTTTCCGCCCCGATCGCCAAGCTGGGCGACTGGACCTTTGATGAACGCGTGGCCGAAGTGTTTCCCGACATGATCCAGCGTTCGGTGCCTGGCTACTCCAACATCATCGCCATGATCGGTATGCTGGCGCAGCGCTTCGTCCTGCCGGGAACGCGGGTGTATGATCTCGGCTGCTCTCTGGGGGCCGCTACCCTCTCCATGCGCCGCAATATTCAGGCCGAGGGATGCGAGATCATCGCCATCGATAACTCACCGGCGATGGTCAGCCGTTGCCGCCGTCACATCGATGCCTTCCGTAGCCCAACGCCGGTTCAGGTGTTGGAAGCCGACATCCGCGATGTCGCCATCGAGAATGCCTCGCTGGTAGTGCTGAACTTTACCTTGCAGTTTCTCGCCCCGGACGATCGCCAGATCCTGCTGGATCGGATCTACCAGGGGTTGCTGCCGGGCGGTGCGCTGGTATTGTCGGAGAAGTTTAACTTCGCCGACACCACCGTCGGCGAACTGCTGTTCGATATGCACCATGACTTCAAGCGTGCCAACGGTTACAGCGAGCTGGAGATCAGCCAGAAGCGCAGCATGTTGGAGAACGTGATGCTGACGGATAGCGTCGAGACTCACAAACAGCGCCTGCACCAGGCAGGCTTCCAGCACGCCGAGACCTGGTTCCAGTGCTTTAACTTTGGTTCGCTACTGGCCATCAAGGAGACCCAGGAATGA
- the cmoB gene encoding tRNA 5-methoxyuridine(34)/uridine 5-oxyacetic acid(34) synthase CmoB, with the protein MIDFGNFYAQIAHGPLSKWLEVLPAQLAAWQRDSLHGYFRDWNNAVERLPELTPYHLDLLHGVHAEAEQPLSEGQRIGIEKMLRALMPWRKGPFDLYGIHIDTEWRSDWKWQRVLPHLSPLAGRTILDVGCGSGYHLWRMVGAGAHLAVGIDPMQLFLCQFEAVRKLLGGDQRAHLLPLGIEQLPALGAFDTVFSMGVLYHRRSPLDHLYQLKDQLVSGGELLLETLVIEGDAQQVLVPGERYAQMRNVYFIPSAAMLITWLEKCGFCDVRLVDQCPTRVEEQRRTSWMTSESLAEFLDPHDARKTCEGYPAPLRAAFIARKP; encoded by the coding sequence ATGATCGACTTCGGCAACTTCTACGCCCAAATCGCCCACGGGCCGCTGAGTAAATGGTTGGAGGTGCTACCGGCCCAGTTGGCGGCCTGGCAGCGTGACTCCCTGCACGGTTACTTCCGCGACTGGAACAACGCGGTAGAGCGGCTGCCTGAACTGACGCCCTACCACCTGGATCTACTGCATGGCGTACACGCCGAGGCGGAGCAACCGCTGAGCGAAGGGCAACGCATCGGTATCGAAAAGATGTTACGCGCGTTGATGCCCTGGCGTAAGGGGCCATTCGATCTGTATGGCATTCACATCGATACGGAGTGGCGCTCGGATTGGAAATGGCAGCGCGTACTGCCGCATCTGTCGCCGCTGGCCGGGCGGACCATCCTCGATGTCGGCTGCGGTAGCGGCTATCACCTATGGCGCATGGTGGGCGCCGGCGCGCATTTGGCGGTGGGGATCGACCCGATGCAACTGTTCCTGTGCCAGTTCGAGGCGGTACGCAAACTGCTCGGCGGCGACCAACGCGCCCATCTGCTGCCCCTAGGCATCGAACAACTACCGGCACTGGGTGCCTTCGACACCGTCTTCTCGATGGGGGTGCTCTATCACCGCCGTTCACCGCTCGATCATCTGTATCAACTCAAGGATCAGTTGGTCAGCGGCGGCGAACTGCTGCTGGAGACGCTGGTGATCGAGGGTGATGCCCAGCAGGTGTTGGTCCCCGGCGAGCGCTACGCGCAGATGCGCAACGTCTACTTCATTCCCTCGGCCGCCATGTTGATCACCTGGCTAGAGAAGTGCGGTTTCTGTGACGTCCGCCTGGTCGATCAATGCCCGACTCGTGTCGAAGAGCAGCGCCGTACGAGCTGGATGACCAGCGAGTCTCTGGCCGAATTCCTCGACCCGCACGACGCCCGGAAGACCTGTGAAGGCTATCCGGCCCCGCTGCGCGCCGCCTTCATCGCCCGCAAGCCCTAA
- a CDS encoding VOC family protein, whose product MNNLADIDELQELAADLTRFEAALTALADSLSLDLARFTADHISLRCNERETAERWRRGFLRCATLLAENPINGRPICLFDLAQPLRVGPWSIDCVELPYPGAKRYPHQGWQHVELVLAGDPATLHSRALALLPDEGLLAPGISLTFSHPQGEGERLPNPTLAVGDRLTTIKFHPYTLRAIVASERA is encoded by the coding sequence ATGAATAACTTAGCCGATATCGACGAGCTACAGGAGTTAGCGGCGGATCTGACGCGTTTCGAAGCGGCATTAACGGCGCTGGCGGACTCACTGTCGCTGGATCTGGCACGTTTCACGGCGGATCACATTTCGCTGCGTTGCAACGAACGGGAGACCGCCGAGCGCTGGCGGCGTGGCTTCCTGCGTTGCGCCACGTTGCTGGCCGAGAATCCGATCAATGGCCGCCCGATCTGTCTATTCGATCTGGCGCAACCGTTGCGCGTCGGGCCTTGGTCGATCGACTGTGTCGAGCTGCCGTATCCGGGGGCGAAGCGCTACCCGCATCAGGGCTGGCAGCATGTGGAGCTGGTCTTGGCGGGCGATCCGGCCACGCTGCATAGCCGTGCCCTGGCATTGCTGCCGGATGAGGGGTTGCTCGCGCCGGGGATCAGCCTCACCTTTAGCCACCCGCAGGGCGAAGGCGAGCGCTTGCCCAATCCGACGCTCGCCGTCGGTGATCGGCTGACGACGATCAAGTTTCACCCCTATACCTTGCGGGCGATCGTCGCCAGCGAGCGCGCCTAA
- the argS gene encoding arginine--tRNA ligase, producing MNIQALISDKVTQALVAAGAPADSEALVRPSAKVQFGDYQANGIMAAAKKMAMPPRQLAEQVVANLALDGIASKVEIAGPGFINIFLDAAWLADQVDAALADPRLGVARVAPQTIVVDYSAPNVAKEMHVGHLRSTIIGDAAVRTLEFLGHNVIRANHVGDWGTQFGMLIAYLERVQSESQAGEMALADLEAFYREAKKHYDEDAAFAERARGYVVKLQGGDEYCREMWRKLVDITMRQNQRNYDRLNVTLTDDDVMGESLYNPMLPGIVADLKAKGLATESEGATVVFLDEFKNKEGEPMGVIVQKKDGGYLYTTTDIACAKYRYETLGANRILYYIDSRQHQHLMQAWAIVRKAGYVPESVSLEHHMFGMMLGKDGKPFKTRAGGTIKLADLLDEATERAAKLIADKNPELSGDELKELVEVVGIGAVKYADLSKNRTTDYIFDWDNMLAFEGNTAPYMQYAYTRVASIFKRAGIDENSLSGAVILTEEREKALATRLMQFEETILTVAREGTPHVMCAYLYEVAGLFSSFYEACPILNADDEHVRASRLKLAALTARTLKTGLDTLGIKTVERM from the coding sequence GTGAATATTCAGGCACTTATTTCAGATAAAGTCACTCAGGCGCTGGTTGCAGCCGGTGCGCCGGCCGACAGCGAGGCCCTGGTTCGTCCTTCCGCCAAAGTCCAGTTCGGCGACTATCAGGCCAATGGCATCATGGCGGCGGCGAAAAAAATGGCTATGCCTCCACGCCAACTCGCCGAGCAGGTGGTGGCCAATCTGGCCCTGGATGGGATCGCCAGCAAGGTAGAGATTGCCGGCCCGGGTTTCATCAATATCTTCCTCGACGCCGCCTGGCTGGCTGACCAGGTCGATGCCGCACTGGCGGATCCACGCCTGGGCGTCGCTCGCGTCGCGCCGCAGACCATCGTCGTGGACTACTCTGCCCCAAACGTCGCCAAAGAGATGCACGTCGGTCATCTGCGTTCCACCATCATCGGCGATGCCGCGGTACGCACCCTGGAGTTCCTCGGTCATAACGTCATTCGTGCCAACCATGTCGGCGACTGGGGTACCCAGTTCGGCATGCTGATCGCCTATCTGGAAAGGGTGCAAAGCGAAAGTCAGGCTGGCGAGATGGCCCTGGCCGATCTGGAAGCCTTCTACCGTGAAGCCAAGAAGCACTATGATGAAGACGCCGCCTTCGCCGAACGCGCACGCGGTTACGTGGTCAAGCTGCAGGGCGGTGACGAATACTGCCGTGAGATGTGGCGTAAGCTGGTCGACATCACCATGCGCCAGAACCAGCGCAACTACGATCGTCTGAACGTCACCCTGACCGATGACGATGTGATGGGCGAGAGCCTGTACAACCCGATGCTGCCGGGCATCGTGGCCGATCTGAAGGCCAAAGGACTGGCGACGGAGAGCGAAGGCGCCACCGTGGTGTTCCTCGACGAGTTCAAGAATAAAGAAGGTGAGCCGATGGGGGTCATCGTCCAGAAGAAGGACGGCGGCTACCTGTACACCACCACCGACATCGCCTGCGCCAAATATCGCTACGAGACACTCGGCGCCAATCGTATCCTCTACTATATCGACTCACGCCAGCATCAGCATCTGATGCAAGCCTGGGCCATCGTGCGCAAGGCGGGTTATGTCCCGGAATCCGTCAGTCTGGAGCACCACATGTTCGGCATGATGTTGGGCAAGGACGGTAAACCGTTCAAGACCCGCGCCGGCGGCACCATCAAGCTGGCCGATCTGCTGGATGAAGCCACCGAGCGCGCCGCCAAGCTGATCGCCGACAAGAACCCCGAGCTGAGTGGCGACGAGCTGAAAGAGCTGGTGGAAGTGGTCGGTATCGGCGCAGTCAAGTATGCGGATCTCTCCAAGAACCGCACCACCGACTATATCTTCGACTGGGACAATATGCTGGCCTTCGAGGGCAATACCGCCCCCTATATGCAGTATGCCTACACCCGCGTGGCCTCCATCTTCAAACGCGCGGGTATCGATGAGAACAGCCTCAGCGGTGCCGTCATCCTGACAGAGGAGCGTGAGAAGGCGCTGGCGACTCGCCTGATGCAGTTTGAGGAGACCATCCTGACGGTGGCGCGCGAGGGCACCCCGCACGTCATGTGTGCCTACCTGTATGAGGTCGCCGGGTTGTTCTCCAGCTTCTACGAGGCCTGTCCGATCCTCAACGCCGACGACGAGCACGTCCGCGCCAGCCGCCTGAAGCTGGCCGCCTTAACGGCACGCACGCTGAAAACCGGCCTGGATACCCTGGGTATCAAGACCGTCGAGCGTATGTAA
- the cutC gene encoding copper homeostasis protein CutC encodes MVKLEVCCYSLACAEAAQAAGADRIELCASQQDGGITPSYGTLVGCREQVSIPVHPIIRPRGGDFCYSDSEFALMKRDLALVRDLGFPGAVIGLLDEEGHIDLHRMRQLMTLAGPMAITFHRAFDMCANPMLALAQLTDLGVARILTSGQQQSAEAGLPLLRQLHQASQGPLIMAGAGVRLSNLHKFVEIGLHEVHTSAGHCVPSTMRYRKAGVSMSHAENDEFCHYCVDSGMVEAMKAALQMMPEACVAAESHPLSTPCSRHLQ; translated from the coding sequence ATGGTGAAGTTAGAAGTCTGTTGCTACTCGTTGGCGTGTGCCGAGGCCGCTCAGGCGGCGGGGGCCGATCGTATCGAGCTGTGTGCCAGTCAGCAGGATGGGGGGATCACCCCCAGTTACGGCACCTTGGTGGGGTGCCGTGAGCAGGTGAGCATCCCGGTGCATCCGATCATTCGTCCACGCGGCGGCGATTTTTGCTATAGCGATAGCGAGTTTGCCTTGATGAAGCGTGATCTGGCGTTGGTACGCGATCTGGGGTTTCCCGGTGCGGTGATCGGCTTATTGGATGAAGAGGGGCATATCGATCTGCATCGTATGCGCCAGCTCATGACGCTGGCCGGGCCGATGGCCATCACCTTTCATCGAGCCTTCGACATGTGTGCCAATCCGATGTTGGCCTTGGCGCAGCTAACCGATTTAGGGGTGGCGCGTATCTTGACGTCGGGTCAACAACAGAGCGCCGAAGCGGGTTTGCCGCTGTTGCGTCAGTTGCATCAAGCCAGCCAGGGGCCGTTGATCATGGCCGGAGCCGGGGTACGCCTGTCCAACTTGCATAAGTTCGTGGAGATCGGCCTGCATGAGGTGCATACCTCGGCGGGTCATTGCGTGCCGTCGACGATGCGTTATCGCAAGGCGGGCGTGAGTATGAGCCATGCAGAGAATGACGAATTTTGCCACTATTGCGTGGACAGCGGCATGGTCGAGGCGATGAAGGCGGCATTGCAGATGATGCCGGAAGCCTGTGTCGCCGCAGAGTCGCATCCGCTCTCCACGCCCTGTAGTCGCCATCTCCAGTAG
- a CDS encoding amino acid permease, with protein sequence MGDSQHSSTTLERGLKNRHIQLIALGGAVGTGLFLGIGPAIQLAGPAVLLGYALGGVIAFFIMRQLGEMVVQEPVAGSFAHFAHCYWGPFAGFVSGWNYWVMFVLVGMAELTAAGIYMQYWWPEVPTWIWATLFFVLINALNMVNVRLYGETEFWFALIKVAAILGMIAFGSWLLLSGEAGPQAGLDNLWRHGGFLAHGWGGLVMALAVIMFSFGGLELIGITAAEASEPRKSIPKATNQVVYRILIFYIGSLLVLLMLYPWPQIDAASSPFVMIFAHLNSGTVAAALNVVILTAALSVYNSCVYSNSRMLYGLSLQGHAPHWLTRISRRGIPLRSIALSGLTTSLVILINYLMPGKAFALLMALVVSTLVINWVMICMAHLKFKAAMNRQGVVTHFRALWYPYGNYLCLAFLGLILVIMALTPAIRISVLLLPLWLGVLWGGFCLARRPRRD encoded by the coding sequence ATGGGCGATTCGCAGCACAGTAGTACCACCCTGGAGAGGGGATTAAAAAACCGACATATTCAACTGATCGCCCTCGGCGGCGCCGTCGGTACCGGGCTGTTTCTCGGCATCGGTCCGGCGATCCAGTTGGCCGGGCCAGCCGTATTGTTGGGCTATGCCCTCGGCGGGGTGATCGCTTTTTTCATTATGCGTCAACTGGGTGAGATGGTGGTTCAGGAGCCGGTGGCGGGCTCCTTCGCCCACTTTGCGCACTGCTACTGGGGGCCGTTCGCCGGCTTCGTCTCCGGCTGGAACTATTGGGTTATGTTCGTGTTGGTCGGCATGGCCGAGCTGACCGCCGCCGGGATCTACATGCAATATTGGTGGCCGGAGGTGCCGACCTGGATCTGGGCCACGCTGTTCTTTGTGCTGATCAACGCGCTGAATATGGTCAACGTGCGCCTGTATGGCGAAACCGAATTCTGGTTCGCCCTGATCAAGGTGGCCGCGATCCTGGGGATGATCGCCTTCGGTAGCTGGTTGCTGCTCTCCGGCGAGGCGGGACCGCAGGCCGGGCTCGATAACCTCTGGCGTCACGGTGGCTTCCTGGCACACGGCTGGGGGGGATTAGTGATGGCGCTGGCGGTGATCATGTTCTCGTTCGGTGGATTGGAGCTGATCGGTATCACCGCCGCCGAGGCCAGCGAGCCGCGTAAGAGTATCCCCAAGGCGACCAATCAGGTGGTCTACCGTATCCTGATCTTCTATATCGGTTCTCTGCTGGTGCTGCTGATGCTGTACCCCTGGCCACAGATCGACGCGGCGAGTAGCCCGTTTGTGATGATCTTCGCCCATCTGAATAGCGGGACGGTGGCGGCGGCACTCAACGTGGTGATCCTGACGGCCGCGTTATCGGTCTACAACAGCTGCGTCTACTCGAATAGCCGTATGCTGTATGGGCTGTCGCTGCAAGGCCATGCCCCGCATTGGCTTACTCGGATTAGCCGCCGTGGTATCCCGCTGCGCTCGATCGCCTTATCGGGTTTGACTACCTCACTGGTGATCCTGATCAACTACCTGATGCCGGGTAAGGCGTTTGCGTTGTTGATGGCGCTGGTGGTTTCGACGCTGGTGATTAACTGGGTGATGATCTGCATGGCGCACCTCAAGTTTAAGGCGGCGATGAACCGTCAGGGCGTGGTGACCCATTTTCGTGCGCTGTGGTATCCCTATGGCAACTACCTCTGTTTGGCCTTTCTAGGCCTGATCTTGGTGATCATGGCGTTGACGCCCGCCATCCGCATCTCGGTGCTGTTGCTACCGCTATGGCTCGGGGTGTTGTGGGGCGGATTTTG
- a CDS encoding MalY/PatB family protein, with protein sequence MTFNFDEVIDRRHSDSEKWGKYAGQDTIPLWVADTDFRSPPAVIEALQQRVAHGVFGYGAPPASLIALFVERMAQRYQWTIQPDWLVFLPGLVCGLNLTVRALTAADQGTLAPHPIYPPFMKSAHLAGRSQTAMPLTLRDGRWVVDLAAAEAGMSGQERLLMLCNPQNPGGTVYRREELAAQLAFAQRHDLLICSDEIHCDLLLEPGVRHTPIAALSSDAERRSVTLMAPSKTFNIAGLGASVAIIPDAQLRSRFIAARTGIVPQVDILAFVAAEAAYRHGQPWLDAQLDYLRANRDHLSARINAMPGLRTVSVEGSYLAWIDASALPVEQPQAFFERAGVGLSDGADFGAPRFVRLNFGCRRALLDQALDRMAQAIATL encoded by the coding sequence ATGACATTTAATTTCGATGAAGTGATCGACCGCCGTCACAGTGACAGCGAGAAATGGGGCAAATATGCGGGACAGGACACAATTCCACTGTGGGTCGCCGATACCGACTTCCGCTCGCCACCGGCCGTCATCGAGGCCTTGCAACAGCGGGTGGCGCACGGCGTATTCGGCTACGGCGCGCCGCCCGCGTCGCTGATCGCCCTGTTTGTCGAGCGCATGGCGCAACGTTATCAGTGGACCATCCAACCCGACTGGCTGGTGTTCCTGCCGGGATTAGTCTGTGGTCTTAACCTCACGGTGCGCGCCCTGACCGCCGCGGATCAAGGCACCTTGGCCCCTCACCCTATCTACCCCCCTTTCATGAAGTCGGCCCACCTGGCCGGGCGTAGCCAGACGGCGATGCCACTCACCTTGCGTGACGGGCGTTGGGTGGTCGATCTGGCGGCGGCCGAAGCGGGAATGAGCGGACAGGAACGGCTATTGATGCTGTGTAACCCACAGAACCCGGGGGGAACGGTCTACCGGCGCGAGGAGTTGGCGGCACAGTTAGCCTTCGCCCAACGCCACGACCTGCTGATCTGTTCCGACGAGATCCACTGCGATCTCCTGCTGGAGCCGGGCGTACGCCACACGCCGATCGCCGCGCTGAGTTCCGATGCCGAACGGCGCAGCGTGACGCTGATGGCGCCCTCCAAGACCTTTAACATCGCCGGCCTCGGCGCCTCCGTCGCCATCATCCCCGATGCCCAGCTGCGTAGCCGCTTTATCGCGGCACGTACCGGCATCGTTCCGCAAGTCGATATCCTGGCCTTCGTCGCCGCTGAGGCCGCCTATCGCCACGGCCAACCCTGGCTGGATGCACAGTTGGACTATCTGCGCGCCAATCGCGATCACCTTAGCGCGCGCATCAACGCCATGCCGGGGCTACGTACCGTCAGCGTCGAGGGGAGCTACCTGGCCTGGATCGATGCCAGCGCCCTGCCCGTCGAGCAACCGCAGGCGTTCTTCGAGCGCGCGGGGGTCGGGCTCTCCGACGGGGCCGACTTCGGCGCGCCACGCTTCGTGCGCCTCAACTTCGGCTGTCGGCGCGCCCTGCTCGATCAGGCGCTGGATCGTATGGCGCAGGCCATCGCCACGCTCTAG